The sequence TGTATAGAAATTTGCTTCTCCGCCTCTGCACACAGAATTTTCTCCCCTCAAATCAATGAATAGTTTTTGCCCAAATCTGCCATGGACACTGTGGGAATATAAAAGGTGTGGGCAAAAAAGGGCACCCTAGTCCTCAaggtatttataatttatttgggaaagaaaagacacagtattcctgccctgactggtgtggctcagtggactgagcaccagactgtgaaccaaagggtcacctgttcgattcctagtcaggacacacgcccaggttgcaggccaggtcctcagttgggggtgcatgagaggcaaccacacattgatgtttctctccctctttctctctcccttcccctctccaaaaataaataaataaaatatttttaaaaataaatgtaaaaaaaaaagacatagtatTCCCATGAAGAATTCCCTGTCTCAGCAAAATGGATGGCTATTGTATCTTAATTAGTAATATCGGGATGCTGTCGTCTACATATTATTTGCATAAATCACAAAACCTTGATCCAaataggtaagaaaaaaataaatccatgctATTTATTtccaatatattaaaatacaataaatgttcaataaataatataatttattttgagtatGTAATGGGTAGCATACCACTGTGCAATAGTAAGAAAGATGAGGTGAGATTCTTAATGGCCAAAATATCACATAAATCAGGAAattggggaaaaggaaaagttttGCTAGTATCCCCTCAGCAATGGCAATGGCAAAGAAGTGTGGCTTCTCAAAACCCAGAGGTTTGTGAAGAACAACCTGCTGGACTCCATTTTTAGAGATCCAGGTGGTAGCCCTAACTCCTTCACAATCGTACCATCTCGTCTCTGGTTTTCCACCTGTACCAGCTGGGGTCTGAACTCGATGATGGCTAATGTTCCTTTAAAGAACAATTCTGGTAACTCCTTCTCCAATAAATATATCAAAGTGccatcctctctctgcctcacccCCCCACCACTAGATTATGGTGTACAATATTAAATTATTCGTTAAtctattactttaattttttgtgtCTATACACTGACTTCTTTATGGCAGCTGGTTAACAAGGCAAAAGTCTTAATTTACCTTGCTAAAATTTAGCACTAAACAGTATCAGTTTTACATCTAGTTCTAATAATCTAGCTAAAATAATGTGGCATCTTATTCAATAGTGTTGCAAGAAGTTTTGGTGTAGCCATAATTCACAATGGCGAAGATCAGATCAAATAGTTATGTATTCATTGCTTTTAGCTGGCTTACAGTGGCTAAGCTACACAGCAACCAAgagtaagaaaatatttcatttctgtgtttatgATAACCCAGTGACAACATCTAAGCATGACTTTGGTGTACATAGATATCTTTTCACCTGGCAAGCCTTAACCCATGTTGTTCagttgaaaaaaaagaacagaagaaaaatatgggCCGTAATATCAAACTTCttctattatcatttttatgCAAAAATCTTGTTGTTTGGACATTGGTATATAAGGTCAATTACCACCTAGTGACAGCaatgaattcaaataaaataactcCAATTAAATGCTAATTAATACAAGCTCTCTTCATTCTAAAACACTCTTTTAAAAGAGTCATTTCagtaaagagattttaaaagtccAAAATGAAAAAGTGAGGACATACTCAAGCTTCATTAAGCTGTGTGATTAAATGaataatagcaacaaaaataaatctgagaATTGAGAAATGTGCTGGAAAAgttttccaatactattcttgcTTGTATCTAGCTCCATTATACAGTTTAAATTCAGccaaattttttaagtatttgttaaacAGTTCCCGCATGTGACATATGTTTCCAAGATACTTCTGACATTGATATGAGagattataaaacatttagaaatgaaaatgttactCTCCAACAAAAAACACCATAACTTCCAAGCTTCTTCTGAATTCATAAGATggaaaaacatttggaaaatagtagctttccattttaaaatgttcaaataatatacttgaaaacaaaaaaagtgtcATTGTTCAAGGCAAGAAGGAGACAAGCCTAAATAAAATAAGATCCTAAAATTAACTCTAGAGATCATTACTTCTCCTTTGCAGTCTCACTCCTATTTACTCCATAATAAGTAAACTGTTTTACCCCTTCAGCTGGGAAGGATAGTTTTTACCCCACCGAGATAACAGTTCCACGCTGCAGTGCCTGCCGAGcaagaaacacatcaatgtgaaGGAGCATCAGCTCTTTCTACCAAACAAAGTGTATGCAAGATTTGATTCGCAATGCATTAATTTAGGAACTCGGTGGAGAGGCTCCTACTGTACCTAGCTGATCTAAACTTGAGCTCATGGTAACACTGCACAAAGCTGTGGTAGATGAAAGTGATAGGTAATGCCAACAGAACAATTCCACTGACAACACAAACTCCTCCAAGAATTCTTCCAGGCATTGTGATAGGATACATATCTCCATAGCCAACTGTAGTCATAGAGATAATCACCCACCAGCAGGCAGCAGGGATGCTGGCGAAGTCCTTGTTGGATGCTTCCAGGTCCAACCCATGTTCAAGAAGCTGAGAAAGTGCACTAAAGATTGCCATGGCAACACAAATGAAGACAAGTAACATAACCATCTCTCGGTAACATCGTTTGAGAGTCAAACCAAGTGTCTGAAGACCAATGAAGTGACGGGCAAGCTTAATTACCCAAAAAATCCGCATCATTCTAAGCACCCTCAAGGTGACTCCAGCCCTCTGGAGTTGGGAGTTCTCGCCCGTAAATACTGTCATTAACACGGAGATGTAATACGGCGTGATTGCCAGCAAGTCAATGATGTTCAGGGGTCTCTTGACGAACTCACACTTGTTTTTGGAGACGATGAACCTCACGATGCACTCTGCAGTGAACCAACCTATGCAGATGGCTTCAATTATCCTGTcaagagaacaaaagaagaaccgatcattttatttttaagcattttaatagCTCTTAGAGTTTTTCAGACAGTACTATACTAACATATTAATTCAGTTACTTATTCCAGAAAACATAAAGGACAGACAGCATCACCAACATGATCAGACCCACCAGGACGCAACAGAACAACAAATATTACAGCTCAAATGAAAAGTAAACTTGAGAAAGTTCTTATTTACATACTGCAGGTaaaaccactgatttttttatttgcttgtcaCTAATACTTAAAAcctatttcttattttgtgaaattGAAATGAACTTATAACTCAGCCAACCTCAATGTGACACGTCACGTACCCTGTGAGGGCACTGATTCTCAGCTGTGATGTCAGTTATGACATTGGTCAGAGGACTTTGTTCCTATACTGCAGACATACCCCCGTTTTCAATGATGCACTTCTTGGTAAATTAGAGTGAATGCAAGATCACTTCTCAAAATGGTACTCTGCCACCTCTGCCTACAGGCTTGGTGTGGGAGACGCGAGGCCGAGCCAGCTCTCCGGGCTTGGCAGGACCGCCGTGCCCTTGCCAGCTGAGCAGCGCCATCCCCGGGACTGACACAGTGCAGACAAGGCTGCGGACTCTTGCACTGGAGCAAAACAGTCACCAGAATGAATTTTCCCAAAGACCCCGTTTGCTTTCCATAGCGATTTTTAtgcaacatatattttttaaagagcacaCGTTAGCTAGAGTAGTATTTACCAACCTTTCCACACCACGGCACGCACACG is a genomic window of Phyllostomus discolor isolate MPI-MPIP mPhyDis1 chromosome 6, mPhyDis1.pri.v3, whole genome shotgun sequence containing:
- the KCNG3 gene encoding potassium voltage-gated channel subfamily G member 3 isoform X1, whose protein sequence is MTFGRSGAASVVLNVGGARYSLSRELLKDFPLRRVSRLHGCRSERDVLEVCDDYDRERNEYFFDRHSEAFGFILLYVRGHGKLRFAPRMCELSFYNEMIYWGLEGAHLEYCCQRRLDDRMSDTYTFYSADEPGRDEARPGGAEAAPTRRWLERMRRTFEEPTSSLAAQILASVSVVFVIVSMVVLCASTLPDWRAAAADNRSLDDRSRIIEAICIGWFTAECIVRFIVSKNKCEFVKRPLNIIDLLAITPYYISVLMTVFTGENSQLQRAGVTLRVLRMMRIFWVIKLARHFIGLQTLGLTLKRCYREMVMLLVFICVAMAIFSALSQLLEHGLDLEASNKDFASIPAACWWVIISMTTVGYGDMYPITMPGRILGGVCVVSGIVLLALPITFIYHSFVQCYHELKFRSARYSRSLSTEFLN